The Gallus gallus isolate bGalGal1 chromosome 3, bGalGal1.mat.broiler.GRCg7b, whole genome shotgun sequence genome window below encodes:
- the LOC107053100 gene encoding translation initiation factor IF-2-like isoform X1, with the protein MLNARPEPTRSRAPRQQAPHGASDPTPAEGAGTTPHPPGSAPFPAAAPRPPGSRRVPPRYRRGGGGRHVGAARPRPEAEAAARPPRTPRTRRPRPLPRSDPRARAAAAVGASGPNPARADLCGRDAWNVSSANPALSAPSSRESPDDETVHNREEDGPVGRAPAGCGALRGDPKRRRSVAAGIARRPLPARRSRARRCALIVSLLPRPKEPSAALLRYARVKRLGNDFPGTKPLSDKPAAPRALQPSPGCSRLPLGLSESGRSLWSEALALGAAP; encoded by the exons ATGCTCAACGCTCGGCCGGAGCCAACCCGCAGCAGGGCGCCGCGCCAGCAGGCCCCGCACGGCGCGTCCGATCCGACCCCCGCCGAGGGCGCGGGGACGACCCCCCACCCGCCGGGCTCCGCTCCGttccccgcggccgccccccgcccgcccggctCCCGGCGGGTGCCGCCGCGGTACcggcggggaggcggcggccgcCACGTGGgagcggcgcggccccgccccgAGGCGGAGGCTGCGGCGAGGCCGCCCCGCACACCCCGCACGCGGCGGCCGCGGCCGCTTCCGCGGTCAGACCCGCGAGCCCGGGCTGCGGCGGCGGTTGGCGCTTCCGGTCCGAACCCTGCCCGGGCGGATCTATGTGGCCG CGACGCGTGGAACGTCAGTTCGGCGAATCCTGCGCTTTCCGCTCCGAGCTCGCGGGAAAGCCCCGACGACGAAACCGTACATAACCGTGAGGAGGACGGCCCCGTCGGGCGGGCTCCGGCCGGCTGCGGCGCGCTGCGCGGCGACCCAAAGCGGCGGCGCTCCGTCGCGGCGGGCATCGCGCGGCGGCCGCTCCCCGCGCGCAGATCCCGCGCACGGCGCTGCGCCCTCATTGTTTCACTTCTCCCACGGCCGAAGGAGCCGAGCGCCGCGTTGCTGCGTTACGCGCGTGTGAAGCGGTTGGGAAATGACTTTCCAGGAACAAAACCTCTCTCCGATAAACCCGCTGCCCCACGAGCGCTTCAGCCCTCCCCCGGGTGCTCCCGGTTGCCTTTAGGACTGAGTGAATCTGGACGAAGTTTGTGGTCCGAGGCGCTGGCATTAGGAGCGGCTCCCTGA